The stretch of DNA GCTTATTTCTATTATCTTCTGTTTCTTTTGTATCTTTTCCATCATAAAAACCAGGAGGAAATGCATATCAAGAGTAATCATGATTTGTAAACGTATTAAATTTATCATACGCAAATGTTTTATCAAATGTCGATCTTAGATTGAATACGTGCATATTCGTAGCCAAAAGAAGCTCATAATTTTCTTTATCATCATTTTTAATTCGATCAATTACTCAAGCAGTCCCTAAAAACCTTGCGAAATTCAATCTTTTTGTTACTTCATAGGGATTTTTTTCATTTAATTGATCATTAACTCATTGCTTAACATTGACATTTAACTCAATAGTACGATCATTTATGTAAGAATAGAAATCGACATTGGATTTTAGCGCATTATTAAATTTGTCTTCTTTACTTATCTTATAGTAATGTTTTCCATTATTTGAATAGACTAGAAGATAAAAAATTCCATTGATGTCATCTACATTTGCTTTAATCTTATCAATCTTATTAAGTTTTAAAAATGATGTAATTGAATCTAAGGTTGCATAAGATAATAGTTGACTTAAATTAGAAGGAAGAAATCCAAATGGATTGTTTTTAATTAGATGATTAAGATTAATTTCTTGTGTTTCTAAGCCTTGAACTTCATCAACGTTAAATGATTCAAGATATTGAGGTTTCAGATAATGACCTAGTGGAATTATTGGATTATAGTATTGAATTTTTTCAAATGAATTATTACCATAATTCCCATATTCACCTAATTCCTTAGCATATGATCAATACTTTTTATCTAATTCTCTATTATAGTGGATCGAGTCCTCAAGTGCAAAATTGATATTTTCATTTCTCAAGAACTCTTTGAATTCCTTATTTTTTTCAATATATTTTTTTGTTTTTTGATGAATATCTCTAACAGTCATTTTTAAAAGTGGGTCAAGGGAAATAAAATGCTTATTTTGCAATTCTTTTTTTGGTTTCTCTGGAGGTGTATTATTTGGTTTTGGATCTTTATTATCGTCCTTCATATGATCAGTATTTTGATCTGGTGTATTATTTGGTTTTGGATCTTTATTATCATCCTTCATATGATCAGTATTTTGATCTGTAGAATTATTATCTTTATTTTGATTGCTAGATTCAATCTTGCAAGAAGTAAGAAAAGAAGCTAATAGGGGAGCTGCTCCTATTATTAAAATACTTCCTAATTTTAATTTTTTATAAATTGATAATTTCATTTAATTCCTAACGCTTATATTTTTAATTTGATGTTTTTTAAATTTAGTGAGAGCTTACTATTTTTTTTGAATGTGCGCTTTTTTATATAATTCTAATAAATTTTTGGCGATGTTCAAAATTAGATGGTGTACTAATTTAAAAAGGATCGAACATATATTTTATCAGGATTTGTTGAAAAAAAATGTAAGTTTTTAAAAATTATTTTTGTTAAAATTTAAAACATTGGCGTTCCAGTATACGTAAATAATCTGGCGCCATATTTTTAATTTTTATAATTTTTAATTAATTATTAAATTTTTAAGCCTAAAATAACTGTTTTGTTTTTATTTTAAGTCAAAATAATAAAAAGTTCAAACTAAAACAAATTTAGTCTTGAACTTATTTGATTTTTTATTTAATTTTTAATACTCTTTACTAAAAGCTAATATTTTTTGTTTTGTATTTTCGTCACAAGATAGTATAGAAATTGCTACTGCGCCAATTCCAGTATGAATTGAAACATCAACAGGTAATTTAAATGCATAAACAGGAATTTTGTTTTCTGTAATTTGTTTAAAACTTGAAATTAAACTATCTAGCAAATCACTATCAGCATGTGCTACAACTAAAATCTTGTTTTCAAAATTATCTTTATTATTGTTTCACATATCTGCTACAGTTTTTTCTAATGATTTAGTAAAAATACGTCCGATTGATTCTTTCTCTAATACCCCGTTGTCGAATGCAATTAGAGGAACGATTTTTAATAATTTTGCTACGGCTGCAGCGGCTTTTGATAATCTGCCACCTTTAACTAAAGCATCATTAAATTGAGGAATTAAAATTAATTTTTCATTATTTATCTCAAAGTGTTTTATTGCTTCTTCAAAAGAAATTCCAGCTTTTATTTTTTCTTCAAAAACAAATAAATCTTTTAAAATTAAGTAAGAAATTCTTTTTGAATCCACGATAAATACTTTTTTATTGTCTTGAAATTGAGTCTTTAAAAAAGATTTTTGTGAAGATAAAAATTGTGAAATTGAATAAATAAGAATTAAATCATAATCATTAATATATTTATTAATTTCAATTTCGTTTATTGCTGGCGATGAAGCGGATGTTGTCGCGTTAATTTTTTTATTTTCTCTTCACATTTTAGCAAAATCTTCAATAAAAATATCTTTACCAATTTGGTAAGTTTTTCCTTCAATGTCACATTGTAATGGAATGAAACCTCATCCTAGGTCATTGGCTTGTTTTTCAGTTAAACCCGATGAAGAGTCAACAATAATTTTAATTTTCATATTTTCTCCTAAATATTGTTTTCAATAATTGAATACAAAAATTATATAGATATTATTTTAAAAATCACATTTTACTTAATTTAATTATTTAACAAACATTATTAAAAAAATAGTAAACAAATAAAATTATAAGCAAAGTCAAATTTAATATATTTCAACAATAAAAATATTTATTTTTAGTTAAAATTTAATAATAAGTTGTCTTTATACATTGAAAAGAAAGGAAATTTATGTCACAAAATTTTATCGATGAGCTTAGAGCAAGAAAAATTTTAAATAACTTATCTAATGAGGAAAAGTTTTTACAAATTCCAAAAGATTCAGGTGTTTATATTGGTTTTGATCCTACAGCTAAAAGTTTGCATTTAGGTAATTATTTACAAATTGCGACATTACTAAGATTTAAAAAGCAAGGTTATAAAGTTTATGCTATTTTAGGCGGAATCACTGGAATGATCGGAGATCCAAGTTTTAGAAATAGTGAAAGAAAATTTTTAGATAATAAAACATTAAAACAAAATAAATTATCAATTAAAAAACAACTTCAAAAATTTGGATTGGAGGTTATTGATAATATTGAATTTTATAAAAATATGACGTTAGTAGATTTTCTTTCACAAGTTGGAAAATTAATAAATGTTAATTATTTACTTGAAAAAGAAAGCATTGCTACAAGATTAAATAATGGATTAACATTTACTGAATTTAGTTACCAATTGATTCAAGGCTGAGATTTTAAAAATTTATATGAGAAATATAATGTAAAAATTCAAGCAGGTGGATCAGACCAATGAGGTAATATTACAACCGGCCTAGAATTTATTAGAAAAATACATGGCGAAAATGCCAATGCGGTAGCCTTAACGATTAATTTAATAACCGATGAAAATGGTAATAAATTTGGTAAATCAACAGGTGGCGGATCATTATGATTAGATAAGAAAATGACTTCACCTTATGCTTTATACCAGTTTTTATTAAATCAAGCAGATAGTAAAGTAGATGAGTATCTTAAAACTCTAACCTTCTTAAATTTAGAAGAAATTAATGAAATTATGAACATTCATAACAATGAAAAGTTTAAGCGTTTAGCGCAAAAAACTTTAGCTTTCGAAGTTGTAAAAAATATTCATGGATTAAGATATGCAAATCAAGCAAGAAAAATTAGTGATATATTATTTTCAAAAGGCAAATTAAATCTAACAATTAGAGATATTGAAATGGTTAAAGATTCATTGCCAACTTTTTTAGTTTCAAATAATGAAAAGTTTATTGATGTTGTTAAAAATAATAATATAACTGCTTCAAATCGAGAAACAAGAGAATTTTTATCTAAAAAATCATTTTTAGTTGATAATGAAGTAATTGAAGAAGAAAGTAAAAATATTGAATTTAAAAAATATAATAATAAGTATGCAATCCTTAAAAAGGGTAAAAAAGATTTTTACATTTTAGTAAACAAAGATAGTATAAAGGAGTAAAAAAGTGAGTTTTCCTAAAATTGTTATTAACGAAACAAAATTTAAAAATAACGTAAGAATAGCAATTGAAATTTGTAAAGAGAAAAATATTGAAGTTTTAGCTGTTACAAAAGGTTTTTGTGGTAATAGAAGAATGGCGGAGATATATCATGAAGCAGGAATTACTAATTTTGGTGATTCAAGACTTGATAACTTTGAAGTATACAAAGATATTCCGGGTCACAAACAACTATTAAGAATTCCAATGATTTCTGAAATACCAAGAATGTTAGAATTATGTGATTCATCTTTAAATGGTGATATTAATGTTATTAAAAAAATTAGTGAATATGTAGTTGAAAATAATTTAAAACCACATGAAATTGTTTTAATGGTTGATTTAGGTGATAGAAGAGAAGGATATTTACCAGAAGATACATTAGAAATTGCTAAACAAATTAATGAACTAAAAGGTGTTAAGTTAATTGGTTTAGGATGTAATTTTGGTTGCTATGGGGCTAGAATCCCATCTGATCAATCAATGGCACAATTTGTAAAATTACAACACGAAATCGAAGATGCTCTAAACATCAAATTAACACATATGTCAGGTGGTAATTCTTTAAGTTTACATATGGTTTGAGAAAACCGTATGCCAAGTGAAATTAATTTCTTAAGAATGGGTTTTGCAATGATATTTGGAACCGAAGATATGTACCGTGAAACTATTAAAGGAATGTATCGTGATGCATTTAGATGTGAAGCTGAAGTTATTGAAGTTGATTACAAATCTTCATTACCGATAGGAGCATGCGGTATCGATGCCTTTGGTCATGTTCCATATTTTGAAGATATTGGAGATATTAAAAGATTAATTTTAGGTGTTGGAAAATTGGATACTATGTTTGATGCAATGATTCCTTATGATAAAGATCTTAAAATTTTGGGTGGTTCATCAGATCATTTAATAATTAATTCTCAGAATAGTAAAATCGATTATAAGGCTGGTGATATTGTTAAGTTTGATTTAGATTGAGGAAGTTTATTGTATTTATTTAATTCTTCATATGTTGAAAAAGAATTTGAAAAATAATAATTATTTAAGGTTAACATCAAAAAAAGATGTTAACTTTTTTATAATGAACCTCAAAGTTTTTCCAAATTATTTGGTCCAACTTTTTGGGTTCATATACTATCACCACGCTTTGTGGTTTTTTTTATTAAAAAAAGTTTCAATTTTCATTTTTTATCCAAAAAACGTCCTATTTTAAGTTAAAAAAAAGACATTTTTTGCACTTTTGCCAAAACTCCTCAATAAAAGTTCTTTTTTTTTTTTTTTTAATTTTATTAGTTAAAATTATTTGGCAATATTTTTGAAAAAAATATATTTTGCAAAATACAACAAACAAACACATAATTTGAGAGGTAAAATTGAAAAAATCAAGAAAATTAGTAATTGGTTTAACATTCTTAACAGCAGCAGCTACAGCAGCGTTAGCTACTACAGTTGTTGGAATTTTGAAAAACCAAAATTTACCCCCAGAAAATAAGTTAGAACTTTCAAAAAAGAAATTCGGGGAAAAAGTAAATGAGTCTAAGGAACTATTAGATAAACTATTAGATCCTAAATATAAAGATATTAGAAAAAACTTACAAGATGCACTAGATGAAACAAATAAAAATATAACTAAAGATAGCAATGCAGAAGATTATGATAAACAAATAGAAAATTTAAGCAAAGCTATTGAAGAAGTTAAAAAAGATAAACAACAAATTGACATTAATGATGGTTCTTTAGATAAATCAAAAAAAGAATATGAAGAAGCTAAAAAATCCGCAGAAGATTTAGCATCTAAATTAACAGACGATAAATATAAGACTGTTAAAGATAAATTAGACAAAGCTATTGTTGATGCAACAAAAAATATCAACGAAAATAGTTCAAAAGAAGATTACGAACTGGCAACTGAAAAATTAAATAAAGCAATTGATCAAGCAAAAAAACAAGAAAAAGATATAAGTTTATCTGAATTTGACGAATTAGCTTTAAGAGCAAATAAATTGGATAATGCTATTGGCGATACAAAATACTATTCATATTTTAAAGGTCTAGTTAAAAGAATAATTAATAATAATTTTCAACCACAAAATAAAAAATCATTTTCTTTACTAACATCAAAAGAAAGAAAACAAAAAATCGATTCCCTGAGAAGTGAAGTAATTAAAGAAGAAGCAATTTGAGAACATTATTTACTTTTGATTAATAAATATTTAGACTTAAAGAAAGAAGCAGAAGCATTTTCTCAAGAATTAAGTAAAAATGTAATTTACAGCGATATTCAGAATGAATTAGAAAAACAAATTTTTAATAGTGAAGATAATTTGGATAAAATCCCTACTAATTATGATGAACAAATTATAAATTTAGAAAAAGCACTAGAATTATCTAAACAAAATAAGAAAGCTAAAGATATTGTGTTAGCAAGAGTTAAATCTGCTTATGAAAATAAAAAAGAATTAGCACAACAACTCATTGCAATATTGAATGAAAAATCTGAATATAGCGAAATTAAACAAAAACTAAACCAAGAAATCGAAAGTGCTTCTTATGGTATTAATGATAATTCAGCTGAGAATGTTTATTGAGATGCTGCTTCAAAATTGCAAAATGCTATTAAAGAAGCAAATGAAGCTAAAAATGTAAAAGATAAGCAAATTTTAACCTTAGAAGAAGCAAAAGCTAAATATGAATCAAAGGTTACTGAAGCTCAAAAATTATCTGACGACTTGAATAAATACAATTATCAACAATTAAAACAAGGTTTTGATATAAAATTCAATAATATCAAGGAAACTATTAGTAATTCTAGCTCAAATCAAAAAGAAGATTATTTATCTGCTATAGAAAAACTAGATGAACTAATGAAAGAATCAACTGAAAAATGACAAAAAGCAGATAAAGCTTTAGAAAAAATGAAAGCATTTGAAAATAAAGAATTAGAAGTTAAAGCTTATCGTGATGATATTATGGGTGAATTAAGAAATACTTATTTCAAAGATTATCTATCAGGAAGAATAGAACAAATTAGAAATGGTGTAAATAAGGATTATCCTGAATCAATCGATCAAGGAATTAAATTATTAGATGAACTTTTGGTTGAAACTCCAAACCAAGTTAAATTTAGAGAAACTTTATGAAATAGATTGCTTGAAGAAAAAGAAAAATACGAAGATTTAGCAAAACTATATAATAATCATTCTGAATTAGCTAAATTACGTACTGATATTCAAAATGAAATTGAAAGAGTATTTAATGAGAACGAATTAGTAAAACATGCAAGTTTAAATAATTCTGATTTGCGCAAAAAAATTTGGGATATATTATTTTGGTATGTTGCTTTTATTGATCAAATAAAACATTATAATGACAATAAAAAAATGGTAGATGAATTATTAGTAGAACTAAGTAAAAAAGATATTTATAAAAAAATAAAACAAGAATTAGAATTAGAGATTAAAAAAGTCGAAACAGAAAGTCTTGATAATTCTCTTCATGTCCTTTCACATAATTTAATGAATGCTTATCAATGATTTTTAATGCAAAAGCGAAATCTTGATTATGAAGTTTCTAATTTTGAATCAAGATTAAAAGAAGCTAATAATTTTGCGGATAATGACTTAATTGAACCAAAATATTATGATATTAGAGAAGAACTAAAAAATAAAGTTAGTCAAATATTAAAAGAGGTTTCTGAAACTTCGACTGATGCTAAAACATGAGAATTTTTAAATCAAAAAAATTATGCATTGTGAAAAGCTATACAACACGCAAAAGAACGTCGTAATGAAATTGATAATTTAGGTTTAAAAATTGGTGAAGCAAAAAATAGATATGAAGTAACAAGACAAATTGTTAAAAATTATATTAAAGAACAACTTAACCAACCTAAATATTCGCAAATAAAAAACGAATTACAAAGTAAAATTGAGAAAATAGAAGCTGAAGTAATTTCTTCACCAGCTACCAAGGAATTATTTGATCAAAAAGATGCGGAATTAAATCAATTATTATATAATGCCCAAAATGAAAAGGAAGCAATAGATGCCCAGTAATCAGGCAATTCATCTACTGCTAGACAAACAATACAAAGATAATTTAATAAAAGTTAAAGATTTTTAAACAAGAATTTAAATAAATTTTTATATTATAGTATTTAAAAAAGTTTTAAATGCCAAATTTTAGAAACTCAAGAAGCATTTAGAAAATAAACAAAGAACACAAATTAATGATGATAATCTAGATCTTGAAATTTAAAGAATCAAACACGACTATAAAAAAGTTAAAATGATTATCAAAACATATTAAACTCATAATTATTAATTAAAAAAGTAAAGTCAAGTTTTAAAAAACAACGACTTTACTTTTTATTATATTTAGTAGAAAAAATTTTTAAAAATTATAATAAACCCCAAAAGTTTTTCCAAATTATTTGGTCCAACTTTTTGGGTTCATATACTATTACCACGCTTTGTGGTTTTTTTATTAAAAAAAGTTTCAATTTTCATTTTTTATCCAAAAAACGTCCTATTTTAAGTTAAAAAAAAGACATTTTTTGCACTTTTGCCAAAACTCCTCAATAAAACTTCTTTTTTTTTTTTTTTTTTTTAATTTTATTAGTTAAAATTAGTTGGCAATATTTTTGAAAAAAATATATTTTGCAAAATACAACAAACAAACACATAATTTGAGAGGTAAAATTGAAAAAATCAAGAAAATTAGTAATTGGTTTAACATTCTTAACAGCAGCAGCTACAGCAGCGCTAGCTACTACAGTTGTTGGAATTTTGAAAAACCAAAATTTACCCACAGAAAATAAGTTATGACTTTCAAAAAAGAAATTAGGGGAAAAAGTAAATGAGACTAAGGAACTTATAGATAAACTATTAGATCCTAAATATAAAGATATTAGAAAAAACTTACAAGATGCACTAGATGAAACAAATAAAAATATAACTAAAGATAGCAATGCAGAAGATTATGATAAACAAGTAGAAAATTTAAGCAAAGTTATTGAAGGAGTTAAAAAAGATAAAGAACAAATTGACAATAATGACGGTTCTTTAGAAAAATTAAAAAAAGAATATGAAAAAGCTAAAAAATCTGCAGAAGATTTATCATCTAAATTAACAGATGACGAATATAAGACTGTTAAAGATAAATTAGACAAAGATATTGCTGAAGCAACAAAAAATATCAACGAAAATAGTTCAAAAGAAGATTACAAACTAGCAACTGAAAAATTAAATAAGGCAATTGATCAAGCAAAAATAAGATTATCTGAATTTGACCAATTAGTTTTAAGAGCAAATGAATTGGATAATGCTATTGGCGATTCAAAATACTATTCATATTTTAAAGATCAAGTTAAAAGATTAATTAATGATAATTTTCAACCACAAAATAAAAATCATTTTTCTTTACTAACACCAAAAGAAAGAAAACAAAAAATCAATATCTTGAGAAGTGAAGTAAATCACCAAGAAGCAACTTTAGAAAATTATTTACTTTTGATTAGTAGATATTTAGACTTAAAGAAAGAAGCAGAAGCATTTTCCCAAGAATTAAGTAAAAATGTAATTTACCGTGATATTCAAAATGAATTAGAAAAACAAATTTTCAATAGTGAAGATAATATTAAAAAAAGTAATTACGTTGGTTATTATGGACAAGATCTAATTTTAGAAGAAGCATTAAAATTATCTAAACAAAATAAGAAAGCTATAGATATTGAGTTAGCAAGATCTAAATCTGCTTATGAAAATGAAAAAGAATTAGCACAACAACTTGTTGCAATATTGAATGAAAAATCTGAATATAGCGAAATTAAACAAAAACTAAACCAAGAAATCGAAAGTGCTTCTTATGGTATTAATGATAATTCAGCTGCAAGTGATTATTGACCTGCTACTTTAAAATTACAAATTGCTATTAATGAAGCAAAAGAAGCTAAAAATATAAAAGATAAGCAAATTTTAACCTTAGAAGAAGCAAAAGCTAAATATGAATCAAAGGTTACTGAAGCTTTAAAATTATCTGACGACTTGAATAAATACAATTATCGACAATTAAAACAAGATTTTGATAAAAAATTCAGTACCATCAAGGAAGCTATTAGTGCTTCTAGCTTAAAAGAAGATTATTTATCTGCTATAGAAAAACTAGATGAACTAATGAAAGAATCAGGTGAAAAATTACAAAAATTAGATAAAGCTTTAGAAAAAATGAAAGCATTTGAAAATAAAGAATTAGAAGTTAAAGCTTATCGTGATGATATTATGGGCGAATTAAGAAATACTTATTTCAAAAATTATTTATTAGAAAAAATAGAAGAAATTAAAACTGGAACAAATAAAGAAGATCCTGAATCAATCGATCAAGGAATTAAATCATTAGATGAACTTTTGATTGAAACTCAAAATCAAGTTAAATTTAGAGAAACTTTATGAAATAAATTGCTTGTAGCAAAAGAAAAATATAAAGTTTTAGCAAAATGATCTAATAATGATTCGGAAATAGCTAAAATACTTACTTATGTTCAAAATGAAATTGAAAGAGTAGTTAATGACGACGAATTAGTAAAACACGCAAGTTTAAATAATTCTGATTTGCAAAAAAGAATTTTTGAAATATTTCAACATTATGCTATTTTTAATGACACGATAAAACATCATAATGAGAATAAAATAAGGATAGATGAATTATTAGTAGAACTAAGTAAAAAAGATATTTATAAAAAATTAAAACAAGAATTAGAATTAGAGATTAAAAAAGTCGAAGTAGAAAATTCTGATATTCCTTTTCATGATTTACATCATATTTATCAAATGTTTTTAATGCACAAGCAAATGCTTGATTATGAAGTTTCTAATTTTGAATCAAAATTAGAAGAAGCTAATAATTTGGTTAATGAATTAATTGAACCAAAATATTCTGATATTAGAGAAGAACTAAAAAATAAAGTTAGCAAAATATTAAATGAGGTTTCTGAAATTTCGGATGATGCTAAAACACGAGAATTTTTAAATCAAAAAAATTATGCATTATACGAAGCTATACAACACGCAAGAAATGCTCGTAATGAAATTGATAATTTAGGTTTAGAAGTTGGTGTAGCAAAAAATAGATATGAAGAAATAAAACAAAATGTTAAAAATTATATTCGAGAACAACTTAGCCAACCTAAATATTTGCAAATAAAAAACGAATTACAAAGTAAAATTGAGAAAATAGAAGCTGAAGTAATTTCTTCACCAGCTACCAAGGAATTATTTGATCAAAAACAAGCGGAATTAATTAAATGATTAGGCCATGCCCAAAATGAAAAGGCAAGAAAAGATTCACAGGAATCAGGGGATTCATCTACTGCTAGATAAAAAATACAAAGATAATTTAATAAAATTTAAAGAATTTTTAAACAAAAATTTAAATAAATTTTTATATTATAGTATTTAAAAAAATTTTAAATGACAAATTTTAGAAACTCAAGAAGTATTTAAAAAATAAATACATTTTTATTGATAATATTTTAAATAACCAAAAATGACAAATTAATGATGATAATATAGATATTTAAATTTAAAGAATCAAAACACGACTATAAAAAAGTTAAAATGATTATCAAAACATATTAAACTCATAATTATTAATTAAAAAAAGTAAAGTCAAGTTTTAAAAAAACAACAACTTTATTTTTTTATTATATTTTTATTATTTCTAATTAATTAAAATAAAAAAATAAAAAGCACAAGGTTTTATGTCTTGCGCTTTTAAAAAATATAAATTAATCTTATTTTCTTTTGATTTCTTTCAATCTTGTGCTTTTTCCCTTAAGACCTCTCATGTAGTAAAGTTTAGCTCTTCTAACTTTATTCTTTCTTGTAACTTCAATATTTGAAATTAAAGGTGAGTTAATCTTAAATACACGTTCTACACCAACACCATATGAATCTTTTCTAACAGTAATTGATTTGTTAATTCCTTCACCGTATGCAGCAATTACTAAACCTTCAAAAACTTGAATTCTTTCCTTATCGCCTTCTTTAATTCTAACGTGAACTCTAACAA from Mycoplasmopsis arginini encodes:
- the tyrS gene encoding tyrosine--tRNA ligase, which produces MSQNFIDELRARKILNNLSNEEKFLQIPKDSGVYIGFDPTAKSLHLGNYLQIATLLRFKKQGYKVYAILGGITGMIGDPSFRNSERKFLDNKTLKQNKLSIKKQLQKFGLEVIDNIEFYKNMTLVDFLSQVGKLINVNYLLEKESIATRLNNGLTFTEFSYQLIQGWDFKNLYEKYNVKIQAGGSDQWGNITTGLEFIRKIHGENANAVALTINLITDENGNKFGKSTGGGSLWLDKKMTSPYALYQFLLNQADSKVDEYLKTLTFLNLEEINEIMNIHNNEKFKRLAQKTLAFEVVKNIHGLRYANQARKISDILFSKGKLNLTIRDIEMVKDSLPTFLVSNNEKFIDVVKNNNITASNRETREFLSKKSFLVDNEVIEEESKNIEFKKYNNKYAILKKGKKDFYILVNKDSIKE
- a CDS encoding MAG2960 family serine endopeptidase lipoprotein, producing MKLSIYKKLKLGSILIIGAAPLLASFLTSCKIESSNQNKDNNSTDQNTDHMKDDNKDPKPNNTPDQNTDHMKDDNKDPKPNNTPPEKPKKELQNKHFISLDPLLKMTVRDIHQKTKKYIEKNKEFKEFLRNENINFALEDSIHYNRELDKKYWSYAKELGEYGNYGNNSFEKIQYYNPIIPLGHYLKPQYLESFNVDEVQGLETQEINLNHLIKNNPFGFLPSNLSQLLSYATLDSITSFLKLNKIDKIKANVDDINGIFYLLVYSNNGKHYYKISKEDKFNNALKSNVDFYSYINDRTIELNVNVKQWVNDQLNEKNPYEVTKRLNFARFLGTAWVIDRIKNDDKENYELLLATNMHVFNLRSTFDKTFAYDKFNTFTNHDYSWYAFPPGFYDGKDTKETEDNRNKQPRPYFKINRIKENKLDLNFGIFEHIKDKYELDFSSSIETFDAYASYLDAPYYVPKYKNTHTYIKAENKTPSFLKNNYSYFETNNSGADFLTLRFKVKKTMLKNILPSLDKVINTPQEKDWYVNFATEKFSPLKTQFYAGYSRHWNPFSKKHSQFRGVKSEGGIISTKRRIIDEYYIRDSWLRYNKDLNKEYNAANDEWKKYETSFIKKNNEPDENEHGMPLTTIDQFSMLYTNIPFGDLNLKEGASGSMVIDSSFNVIGILNTRIESPGGEYKVIPFGKIINNTDGIIVREQTNGVILFKSLSDDYLEKNNSPHLIEGLREKLKKDKLETIKLN
- a CDS encoding DegV family protein, with protein sequence MKIKIIVDSSSGLTEKQANDLGWGFIPLQCDIEGKTYQIGKDIFIEDFAKMWRENKKINATTSASSPAINEIEINKYINDYDLILIYSISQFLSSQKSFLKTQFQDNKKVFIVDSKRISYLILKDLFVFEEKIKAGISFEEAIKHFEINNEKLILIPQFNDALVKGGRLSKAAAAVAKLLKIVPLIAFDNGVLEKESIGRIFTKSLEKTVADMWNNNKDNFENKILVVAHADSDLLDSLISSFKQITENKIPVYAFKLPVDVSIHTGIGAVAISILSCDENTKQKILAFSKEY
- the rplS gene encoding 50S ribosomal protein L19, with protein sequence MRSNLLELVEKDQIRTDLPQIREGYVVRVHVRIKEGDKERIQVFEGLVIAAYGEGINKSITVRKDSYGVGVERVFKINSPLISNIEVTRKNKVRRAKLYYMRGLKGKSTRLKEIKRK
- a CDS encoding alanine/ornithine racemase family PLP-dependent enzyme, translating into MSFPKIVINETKFKNNVRIAIEICKEKNIEVLAVTKGFCGNRRMAEIYHEAGITNFGDSRLDNFEVYKDIPGHKQLLRIPMISEIPRMLELCDSSLNGDINVIKKISEYVVENNLKPHEIVLMVDLGDRREGYLPEDTLEIAKQINELKGVKLIGLGCNFGCYGARIPSDQSMAQFVKLQHEIEDALNIKLTHMSGGNSLSLHMVWENRMPSEINFLRMGFAMIFGTEDMYRETIKGMYRDAFRCEAEVIEVDYKSSLPIGACGIDAFGHVPYFEDIGDIKRLILGVGKLDTMFDAMIPYDKDLKILGGSSDHLIINSQNSKIDYKAGDIVKFDLDWGSLLYLFNSSYVEKEFEK